From the Osmerus eperlanus chromosome 21, fOsmEpe2.1, whole genome shotgun sequence genome, one window contains:
- the si:dkey-11f4.14 gene encoding neurosecretory protein VGF isoform X1: MNFQWISGVIICCVILGQLIAGDVLYALTSGNVTINPQFKGDLKDILWKHDGHKAVEWDSTEHFQHFREFKGRTELNTETGQITINNLTDQHSGTYEAEGVVDGQMKIFKQNIEVLDPVQPKISCELNNTIATLSCRARGPQVKYKWLGPGQEEATWSQEERGPSFSSHSSGSDNYTCVARNPVSEKTQSFYTKDCPPLELSRETYVNVVTGVFVGVVGLVGLLIGVIIYKRKGKGMKHCGERGRSILDHQDVAALQPGENGQVWTEADSLIPGPGGNVAERNQEPFGKEFQSMPSKIHDVKDVNKVNLNSEEARTIEAEHVDRQMLLEQKTGTQNSNVTQALQFSPGGQPPPKPPRKPGSIRGPCPTLVRDKQSVPCPTLVRDKQSVPCPTLVGDKQSVPCPTLVGDKQSDIDTGNYAKQSYQESPVWFPATRGAGEDEVEKREMSIEEGGLDYEEVGEDEVEKREMSIEEGGLDYEVGEDEVEKREMSIEEGGLDYEEVGKDEVEKREMSIEEGGLDYEVGEDEGEKREMSNEKGGLDYEEGGMDREEGGKVYGEDEEHKKGVHEEGNKEKGDEEEVRKQDTGGFEIEREEKVESCQGGTECEDKREGQLPELRPDEQRTDAEASTHCGTGKTTNPSENGSQRQSCHKSSPPPSNPRSPPPVPPKPSVRHNARPT; encoded by the exons ATGAATTTCCAATGGATTTCGGGAGTAATTATTTGTTGTGTAATACTTGGACAATTAATCG CTGGAGACGTCCTGTATGCCCTTACAAGTGGAAATGTCACTATCAATCCTCAATTTAAAGGAGACTTAAAAGATATCCTTTGGAAACACGATGGTCACAAGGCGGTTGAATGGGATTCAACAGAACATTTTCAACACTTTAGAGAATTTAAGGGAAGAACAGAATTAAATACAGAGACTGGACAAATCACCATCAACAATTTGACCGATCAACATAGTGGTACCTATGAAGCAGAGGGAGTTGTTGATGGGCAAATGAAGATTTTTAAGCAGAACATAGAAGTCTTGG ACCCTGTGCAGCCTAAAATCAGCTGTGAGCTCAACAACACCATAGCTACACTGAGCTGCAGAGCAAGGGGTCCACAGGTCAAGTACAAATGGTTAGGTCCTGGCCAGGAGGAGGCAACATGGAGTCAAGAGGAAAGGGGACCCAGCTTTAGCAGTCATTCCTCAGGCTCAGACAACTACACCTGTGTGGCCAGAAATCCTGTCAGTGAGAAGACCCAGTCATTCTACACGAAAGACTGCCCACCTTTAG aacTGTCGAGGGAAACCTACGTGAATGTGGTTACTGGGGTTTTTGTTGGTGTGGTTGGCCTTGTCGGTCTCTTGATTGGCGTGATCATCTATAAAAGAAAAG GCAAAGGAATGAAAcactgtggagagaggggtagaagcaTTTTGGATCATCAAGATGTTGCTGCTCTTCAGCCGGGCGAGAACGGACAAGTctggacagaggcagacagcctCATCCCAGGACCAGGAGGAAACGTGGCTGAGAGAAACCAGGAGCCATTTGGGAAGGAGTTCCAAAGTATGCCCAGCAAAATACATGATGTCAAGGATGTAAACAAGGTCAACCTGAACAGCGAGGAGGCGAGAACAATAGAGGCAGAGCATGTGGACCGTCAGATGTTGCTGGAGCAGAAAACTGGAACACAGAATTCAAATGTTACACAAGCCCTACAATTTTCTCCTGGAGGACAGCCCCCACCGAAGCCTCCTCGAAAACCTGGCTCCATCAGAGGCCCCTGTCCAACGCTTGTCAGGGACAAACAGTCAGTCCCCTGTCCAACGCTTGTCAGGGACAAACAGTCAGTCCCCTGTCCAACGCTTGTCGGGGACAAACAGTCAGTCCCCTGTCCAACGCTTGTCGGGGACAAACAGTCAGACATTGATACGGGTAACTATGCGAAGCAAAGTTATCAAGAGTCACCTGTCTGGTTTCCAGCTACAAGAGGGGCAGGTGAGGATGaggtagaaaagagagagatgagtatcGAGGAGGGAGGCTTAGATTacgaggaggtgggtgaggatgaggtagaaaagagagagatgagtatcGAGGAGGGAGGCTTAGATTACGAGGTGGGTGAGGATGaggtagaaaagagagagatgagtatcGAGGAGGGAGGCTTAGATTACGAGGAGGTGGGTAAGGATGaggtagaaaagagagagatgagtatcGAGGAGGGAGGCTTAGATTACGAGGtgggtgaggatgagggagaaaagagagagatgagtaatGAGAAGGGAGGCTTAGACTATGAGGAAGGGGGTAtggatagagaggagggaggtaaggTTTATGGGGAGGACGAAGAGCATAAAAAGGGGGTGCATGAGGAAGGAAATAAAGAGaaaggagatgaagaggaagtAAGAAAACAGGATACGGGTGGATTTGAAatagagagggaagaaaaagtGGAAAGCTGTCAAGGTGGAACTGAATGTGAGGATAAACGAGAGGGCCAATTGCCTGAACTAAGGCCCGATGAGCAGCGGACAGATGCGGAAGCCAGCACTCACTGTGGAACAGGAAAAACCACCAACCCCTCAGAGAACGGCTCACAAAGACAGAGCTGTCACAAATCATCGCCTCCACCCTCCAACCCACGTTCCCCACCACCTGTGCCCCCAAAGCCATCAGTAAGACATAATGCTAGGCCTACATGA
- the si:dkey-11f4.14 gene encoding uncharacterized protein si:dkey-11f4.14 isoform X2 codes for MNFQWISGVIICCVILGQLIAGDVLYALTSGNVTINPQFKGDLKDILWKHDGHKAVEWDSTEHFQHFREFKGRTELNTETGQITINNLTDQHSGTYEAEGVVDGQMKIFKQNIEVLDPVQPKISCELNNTIATLSCRARGPQVKYKWLGPGQEEATWSQEERGPSFSSHSSGSDNYTCVARNPVSEKTQSFYTKDCPPLELSRETYVNVVTGVFVGVVGLVGLLIGVIIYKRKGKGMKHCGERGRSILDHQDVAALQPGENGQVWTEADSLIPGPGGNVAERNQEPFGKEFQSMPSKIHDVKDVNKVNLNSEEARTIEAEHVDRQMLLEQKTGTQNSNVTQALQFSPGGQPPPKPPRKPGSIRGPCPTLVRDKQSVPCPTLVRDKQSVPCPTLVGDKQSVPCPTLVGDKQSDIDTGNYAKQSYQESPVWFPATRGAGEDEVEKREMSIEEGGLDYEEDEGEKREMSNEKGGLDYEEGGMDREEGGKVYGEDEEHKKGVHEEGNKEKGDEEEVRKQDTGGFEIEREEKVESCQGGTECEDKREGQLPELRPDEQRTDAEASTHCGTGKTTNPSENGSQRQSCHKSSPPPSNPRSPPPVPPKPSVRHNARPT; via the exons ATGAATTTCCAATGGATTTCGGGAGTAATTATTTGTTGTGTAATACTTGGACAATTAATCG CTGGAGACGTCCTGTATGCCCTTACAAGTGGAAATGTCACTATCAATCCTCAATTTAAAGGAGACTTAAAAGATATCCTTTGGAAACACGATGGTCACAAGGCGGTTGAATGGGATTCAACAGAACATTTTCAACACTTTAGAGAATTTAAGGGAAGAACAGAATTAAATACAGAGACTGGACAAATCACCATCAACAATTTGACCGATCAACATAGTGGTACCTATGAAGCAGAGGGAGTTGTTGATGGGCAAATGAAGATTTTTAAGCAGAACATAGAAGTCTTGG ACCCTGTGCAGCCTAAAATCAGCTGTGAGCTCAACAACACCATAGCTACACTGAGCTGCAGAGCAAGGGGTCCACAGGTCAAGTACAAATGGTTAGGTCCTGGCCAGGAGGAGGCAACATGGAGTCAAGAGGAAAGGGGACCCAGCTTTAGCAGTCATTCCTCAGGCTCAGACAACTACACCTGTGTGGCCAGAAATCCTGTCAGTGAGAAGACCCAGTCATTCTACACGAAAGACTGCCCACCTTTAG aacTGTCGAGGGAAACCTACGTGAATGTGGTTACTGGGGTTTTTGTTGGTGTGGTTGGCCTTGTCGGTCTCTTGATTGGCGTGATCATCTATAAAAGAAAAG GCAAAGGAATGAAAcactgtggagagaggggtagaagcaTTTTGGATCATCAAGATGTTGCTGCTCTTCAGCCGGGCGAGAACGGACAAGTctggacagaggcagacagcctCATCCCAGGACCAGGAGGAAACGTGGCTGAGAGAAACCAGGAGCCATTTGGGAAGGAGTTCCAAAGTATGCCCAGCAAAATACATGATGTCAAGGATGTAAACAAGGTCAACCTGAACAGCGAGGAGGCGAGAACAATAGAGGCAGAGCATGTGGACCGTCAGATGTTGCTGGAGCAGAAAACTGGAACACAGAATTCAAATGTTACACAAGCCCTACAATTTTCTCCTGGAGGACAGCCCCCACCGAAGCCTCCTCGAAAACCTGGCTCCATCAGAGGCCCCTGTCCAACGCTTGTCAGGGACAAACAGTCAGTCCCCTGTCCAACGCTTGTCAGGGACAAACAGTCAGTCCCCTGTCCAACGCTTGTCGGGGACAAACAGTCAGTCCCCTGTCCAACGCTTGTCGGGGACAAACAGTCAGACATTGATACGGGTAACTATGCGAAGCAAAGTTATCAAGAGTCACCTGTCTGGTTTCCAGCTACAAGAGGGGCAGGTGAGGATGaggtagaaaagagagagatgagtatcGAGGAGGGAGGCTTAGATTacgaggag gatgagggagaaaagagagagatgagtaatGAGAAGGGAGGCTTAGACTATGAGGAAGGGGGTAtggatagagaggagggaggtaaggTTTATGGGGAGGACGAAGAGCATAAAAAGGGGGTGCATGAGGAAGGAAATAAAGAGaaaggagatgaagaggaagtAAGAAAACAGGATACGGGTGGATTTGAAatagagagggaagaaaaagtGGAAAGCTGTCAAGGTGGAACTGAATGTGAGGATAAACGAGAGGGCCAATTGCCTGAACTAAGGCCCGATGAGCAGCGGACAGATGCGGAAGCCAGCACTCACTGTGGAACAGGAAAAACCACCAACCCCTCAGAGAACGGCTCACAAAGACAGAGCTGTCACAAATCATCGCCTCCACCCTCCAACCCACGTTCCCCACCACCTGTGCCCCCAAAGCCATCAGTAAGACATAATGCTAGGCCTACATGA